A region of Vespula vulgaris chromosome 1, iyVesVulg1.1, whole genome shotgun sequence DNA encodes the following proteins:
- the LOC127069225 gene encoding uncharacterized protein PF3D7_1120600-like yields the protein MFESEDWNFDEEFLQDIDDKALKFFSHLENEEIDLPVKKRKLSINDNTITSPNKINKQQSITNNNNEDSDEVDIGYTSRQNFVLDLFQQTSEKKDDSKSKYKNQKLYSRVKSCTENTSQKNTIFQELNVSKLENDLNVQKLRKNIVLDILKKKNVKNLSDNNNKISSNKLTHIHQSQKIIISEKSKVEYNNSLKKSNSCPLTSYGSPFFYKNETLTNNAISDIKNCNQKSIISKDHDKKQKKLIQTTSKNLQQPVSKNINDNMQGISTDSRKYLLIQHLKHFTSFNERLDNIKHSSFIFKMEKQSNKRTTLVRKFPGPAGLLPDIIDTSKLSSYLKNLEDKKIEGIQSQKNTSLIEYCSQNTKTLFSEGAWQIMLNDLPTEFLKNYEIEQIKKIASANQHQCIKIPFLAGIIESIDYSHENPSIVLKDFTDKIEGTIHADIPAKYPGTLEKNVVILLQNVGLLCISGTFIIHKYHILISPSNLLAIYSYTGDIIHTLHMQFLKKEFCIIESKTSNLNRLQNDNYNIKEKNLDSSYIHQEDNSFSKKNYSKTYRNFNQSNNSDIDPGTFLFSMDLNGVNNSQNQKNFNKLKLSTNLFEEEKNTNLKDRIIVKENKENIHNNETTSLQVSTDTSLKYLQNQDINRSDKRENNNKNQNVSIKSRLSIFKCRDVVTPIELIFRHENLHTKAILQNNKNKSNDKQTLSVDRNWTENILHNNNNDSDDEMLSQLDVDSIASYYDQKS from the exons atgtttGAAAGTGAAGATTGGAATTTTGATGAG GAATTTCTGCAAGATATAGATGATAAAGCATTAAAGTTCTTTTCACATCTAGAAAATGAGGAAATAGATTTACCTGTAAAAAAACGCAAATTAAGCATAAATGATAATACTATTACTTCACCTAATAAGATCAATAAGCAACAAAGTATAACAAACAATAACAATGAAGATTCCGATGAAGTTGATATAGGTTATACGTCAAGACAAAATTTTGTGTTAGATTTATTTCAACAAActtcggaaaaaaaagatgattctaaaagtaaatataaaaatcaaaaattatatagtagAGTAAAATCATGCACCGAAAATACTTCacaaaaaaatactatttttcAAGAACTGAATGTATctaaattagaaaatgatttaaatgtacaaaaattgagaaagaatATAGTACTTGacattcttaaaaaaaaaaatgtcaaaaatttatcagataataataataaaatttcttctaataaACTTACACATATTCATCAAAGTCAGAAGATTATAATTAGTGAGAAAAGTAAAGTTGAATATAATAACTCattaaagaaatcaaattCTTGTCCACTAACATCATATGGATCACCCTTCttctataaaaatgaaacactTACTAATAATGCAATTTCTgacataaaaaattgtaatcaaAAGTCAATTATAAGTAAAGATCatgacaaaaaacaaaaaaaattgatacaaaCAACATCTAAAAATTTGCAGCAACCAGTAAGCaagaatattaatgataatatgcAAGGTATATCTACAGattcaagaaaatatttattgatacaacatttaaaacattttacttcatttaatgaaagattagataatataaagcattcatcttttatatttaaaatggaGAAGCAGTCAAACAAGAGAACAACTCTCGTAAGAAAATTTCCAGGACCAGCTGGATTACTACCAGATATCATTGACACTTCAAAACTTtcatcatatttaaaaaatctagAAGACAAGAAAATTGAAGGCATACAAAGTCAGAAGAATACTAGTTTAATAGAGTATTGTTCCCAGAATACAAAAACTTTGTTTTCAGAAGGTGCTTGGCAAATAATGCTAAATGATTTACCTACagaattcttaaaaaattatgaaattgaacaaattaagaaaatagCTAGTGCAAACCAACATCAGTGTATCAAAATACCATTTCTTGCAGGTATAATAGAAAGTATAGATTACAGTCATGAAAATCCTTCTATTGTGTTGAAAGACTTTACAGATAAAATTGAAGGAACAATACATGCAGATATTCCTGCAAAATATCCTGGCACTTTAGAGAAAAatgttgtaattttattacaaaatgtaggattattatgtatttcagggacgtttattattcataaatatcatATTCTAATTTCGCCTTCAAATTTATTAGCAATTTATTCTTATACAGgagatattatacatacactacatatgcaatttttaaagaaagaattctGCATAATTGAATCTAAAACATCAAATTTAAATAGACttcaaaatgataattataatataaaagaaaaaaatttagataGTTCATATATTCATCAAGAAGATAATTCATTctctaagaaaaattatagcaAAACTTATAGAAATTTCAACCAATCAAATAATTCTGATATTGATCCAGGcacatttctattttctatggATTTAAATGGAGTTAATAATTCTCAGAATCagaaaaatttcaacaaattaaaattatcaacaaatttatttgaagaagagaaaaatacaaacTTAAAAGATAGGAttatagtaaaagaaaacaaggaaaatatacataataatgaaACTACATCTCTACAAGTCTCAACAGATACGTCtttaaaatatcttcaaaATCAAGATATAAATCGTagtgataaaagagaaaataataataaaaatcagaatgtatcgataaaatcaagactttctatttttaaatgcaGAGATGTTGTAACAccaatagaattaatttttagacATGAGAATTTACATACTAAAgcaatattacaaaataataaaaataaatctaatgaTAAACAAACACTATCAGTGGATAGAAATTGGactgaaaatatattacacaataacaataatgattcTGATGATGAAATGTTATCACAATTAGATGTAGACAGTATAGCTAGTTATTATGATCAAAAAAGTTAA